A genomic window from Glycine soja cultivar W05 chromosome 10, ASM419377v2, whole genome shotgun sequence includes:
- the LOC114371654 gene encoding protein MAIN-LIKE 1-like: protein MEAPAAVEDIPANTGAEPVEDAHEGFLGGPSDPSVLTLYADHVACSERPELKLSSHGRKVHSLGKPVPAIEGLVAGTGLSPLIACSVDTGDRGLLSVFMEWWYRETSSFHLPVGELTITLDNVSSLLHLPVIGDLHAFEPLHMDDAVQMLVDLLMAGHWTAAARAYLLHLLGCTLFANKSATNVHVVYLEALRDLSMTERYAWGVADLCWIYEHFSSVADSTADQEYDEDSPRACRWIATKKTVKRIRTSAYRERLDRLRIPDVCWIPYGEHREVRDFHVRSCYSGLLCWGSVVVYYRPERVVRQFGNT from the exons ATGGAGGCACCAGCTGCTGTAGAGGACATTCCTGCGAACACAGGCGCAGAGCCTGTTGAGGACGCGCATGAGGGATTTCTGGGTGGTCCGAGCGACCCATCCGTGTTGACCCTATATGCGGATCACGTTGCTTGCAGC gagcgtcctgaattgaagttatCCTCTCATGGGAGGAAGGTCCACAGTTTAGGCAAGCCTGTCCCTGCCATTGAGGGACTTGTTGCTGGTACAGGACTAAGTCCTCTGATCGCGTGTTCGGTAGACACCGGCGATCGGGGACTTTTGTCCGTGTTTATGGAGTGGTGGTACCGGGAGACGTCTAGTTTCCATCTCCCAGTGGGAGAGCTCACCATCACATTGGACAACGTCTCCTCTCTTCTCCATCTTCCCGTTATTGGCGACTTACACGCTTTTGAGCCCTTGCACATGGACGATGCGGTTCAGATGTTGGTGGACTTGTTGATG GCAGGTCATTGGACAGCTGCGGCTCGCGCATATCTTCTTCACCTTCTGGGTTGCACtctgtttgctaacaagagtgcaaccaatGTCCATGTTGTCTACTTGGAGGCCCTTCGTGACCTCAGTATGACGGAGAGGTACGCTTGGGGAGTGGCTGATTTG TGCTGGATTTACGAGCACTTTTCGTCGGTCGCGGACTCCACTGCTGATCAGGAGTACGACGAGGATTCTCCGCGTGCGTGTAGGTGGATTGCGACCAAGAAGACCGTGAAGAGAATTCGTACGTCGGCGTACAGGGAGCGCCTGGACCGACTCCGGATTCCAGATGTCTGTTGGATCCCTTATGGGGAGCACCGAGAGGTCCGGGACTTCCACGTCAGATCATGCTATTCCGGTCTCTTGTGCTGGGGGTCTGTTGTTGTTTATTACCGACCGGAGAGGGTCGTGCGGCAGTTTGGCAACACGTAG
- the LOC114370943 gene encoding sulfite exporter TauE/SafE family protein 3-like has product MCIFSALYLVVIATTIALVGQHLVRKAIAILGRASVIIFILTLTLSVSVVLFGLFSPSHLRSRYVSPSRYIAYGAVRW; this is encoded by the exons ATGTGCATATTTTCAG CTCTTTACCTCGTAGTTATAGCCACTACTATTGCACTTGTTGGACAACATTTGGTGAGAAAGGCTATTGCCATACTAGGGAGAGCATCTGTGATCATTTTCATACTTACCCTCACACTTAGTGTTAGtgtagttttatttg GTCTGTTCTCTCCATCTCACCTCCGTTCTCGCTATGTCTCTCCATCTCGCTACATTGCATATGGCGCTGTCAG GTGGTGA